The DNA sequence TTCACTGTAGTCATTTGTATTCATGAAATTCTTGTGCAGGGAAGAATTCGGAGTGTGGAAAAAATCCATTTGAAAACCAAGAATTTCTGAGGCGTATTCGCTTATATACTCATATTTTTGTTTTCTGAAACTAAAATGGTATATTATATGTCTGGAAATTCTGAGCATTTCTCTCATTTTTCTTTCCGTTTCTCTGAATTTCTTGTCGGCAATTATTTTAAGTTCCAGCATTACTACTGCAATAAACATAAAGATAAGAATGAGTGTTACAAGCCATATAATCTTTTTGTATTCCTCATAAACGGAAAACGGCTTGTTTATTATTTTGGCATTTTCCGGCAGTTCTTCAATTTTGATATTGAATTTTTGAAGCTCCGGATAGTTAAACAGATACTCATTGGTTATTTTCGGATAGTTGAGATAATTTTTAAACTTTTCAGGTTTTTGCAAAAGTGTTTCGAGAATTGAGGCTGCATATCTGCCTGCCAGTCTGCCGCTTGTGACATATCCGCCGAGTACACCTTCTCTGACAAAGACATCCTCCATTGAAATTAACGGGGTTTTTCCGATGTAGGTATTAAGCTCATTAATCACCACTGAAATCGGTGTTGCTCTGGAAATACCGTGACTAACGGCACCGATTGTTGTGAGAATATAAATGTTATTCTTTTCACTGACTGTTTCCAACACACTTTTAATATCCGAAATGGAGGGTATCGTTTGTATTTTATAATTAATACCTTTGAAATCTTCAGCCATTGTCTTTTTTATCTGCTTATTAATAATTGAAGCAGTCGGAGAATTGTCACCTATGAAAATTAACCGTTTATTCCTGCCGAAATGTTTTATAATAAAATCAACGTTTCTGCTGATATCCATTGTCTGAAAGCATCCTGAAAATCTTTTTGGGTCGAGCTTATTCATCAGGTCAAGGTTGTTTACTCCTGAAAAAATTACAGGGGTTTCCGGGAAAAGTTTGTTTAAATCCTCCAGAAAAAAAGTCATGGCATTATCATCGGTAATGTAGATTGCTTTGGGGGAATGCGGCGTTTTGTAATATTTAAATTTGATCATCTGTACAAACTGTTCTCTGTATTCTGCATTAAAGGGCATCTTTTTTGTGTCCAGGTTTTCTATATGATATTCAAATCCTGCAAACATATTGCTTTCTTTCAGTTTGAAGAAAAATCCGTTCAATTGCTGTTCAGTCCATTCATAATTGGTAAAATAGGAATTGATTACCAGAATATTATCGCGGGCTGCAAAAGCTGTGGAGTAACCTGCAGTAAGTGCCAAGAAAAGCAAAAGTGAAGATAAAAGTTTCTTTAATCTCATAACGGTATTATAGCCCTCTAAAGAAGATGATAGCACAATAAATTTGGATTTGAAATATAAATTGATTTTTTTGCGGAGGTGGTTAGAGGTTGTTAGATGTAGTTAAAGTAATTGGAGTAGTTGAGGTTTACCCTTTTAAATGCCTTGGGCAATTAGTGCAGCCGATACCTAAACGGATTCGCAGAAATTGTTAATAGATAGATGAAAGTTTTGAATAGTATGCTTTTATGCTTTTTCGGAAGCGGTACTTCAGTCCCGCAAGGTTGAAAATGCCGGGTTTCAATACATCTTTGCGCGGCTGAAGCCGCGCTTTTTAACTTGTGCAAGGTTCTTACACTGTAATTCGACCGAAGCCGAGCGCATAATAATTTATGTGCTTGGTGGGCTGGAGAAATCTCTGACATTATTTGACAATGAGACCTCTAAGCTGCGCTCGAGGTGACAAAACTGTTATTTGACCAAAAGTACCCCTTCTGTGTCTACCACTATTGTAGAGGGAGAGACTGGTTCCGAGCACTGAAATTTTTAGTGCTCGGAAAAGATTAAATTACTAAAAATCTCTAATGGTATTACTTAAAAAACGCTAAGCATTCCGGTTAAATCTGAGCCGATTTTAAGACGGCTGTTGAGTTCTTTTTGTATGGCGTCCAGACCGGCATATTCCTCTTTGAGGTTTTCAATATTTGTTTCCACTTTTGCCGTTATTCTTTTTCTGAGCTCATCTTTAAGTTTCGCAGCCTGAGAACTGACAACTTTGTTCATGGCATTCTTAAGATTTTGACCTATTGTTGAGCTCAGTTTCATATTGTAATTATCAAGCGTACCGTTAACATCCGCCTGAATTCTAAAATCAGAAATTTCAGAAAGAGCAGTTTTGAGAGCATCTGCAGCAATATCCCTGCCGGGAATCTTAGAAAAGTTTACATCGTTCAGCATTGCAGCAATATTCATGCTCAGTTTCCCTCCGGTTACTTCAGCATTGCCACCGATATCTGCTGCTGCTTTCTCTATCTTTACAGGCAATTTTGACGATTCTAAAAGTATGATTTTGTTTACCCGGTAATTTTTGGTATTTACTTTAAAAATGTCTGTATAATTTACCGAACTGTGATCAATACTGCCTGTAAATGACACTAAGTCAGCTTTATCTAATTTTTTGCCGCTGAAATCAAAGGTAAGAGCTTTTCCCAGAATCGGCTGTGAAGAGGTAATGTTTTTTATCGTTCCACTCAAATCACCGGTCCCAAGACTGACATCCGCTTTTACAGTTTTAATCAGAAAGCGGGGCAAAGGTTCTTTTTCTCTGAAATATACCATTTCACCTTCCGCACGGGTCTTTGTGACTTCTTTTTCATTTTGTTGTTTATTACCGCCCTCAAGGTAAGGAATAATTTTTTCATACCAATAAATAACCGTACCTAAATAATCTGCAGCTTTATCACCAAAAAGCAGACGTGTGTAATTTTCAGCTCCTGCAGGTGAAAAAGCATACTTATCCATAAGTCTGTTAACATCCTTAGCCGGAAGTGAAGTGACTGTGTTAATTTTATTTTGCAGCTCATTTTTCTGTTCTTTAAAATCATTGGCAGCTTGTCTGATTTGAGCCAAGTCACTTTGGATATCGTTTTTTAAAGAAGCGGCTTCCTTCGCTTTTCCCAGAATATCGGCTATGCCGCCTGATGAGCTTTGAAGTTTTTCAATCCGTTCTTTATAACTTTGCAGTTTTTCTTTATCAGGCAACGATTTAAGTCTTTTCTGCCAATTGCTCTTGGCGTTTTGAATATCGTTTTTAAGCTCTTT is a window from the Flexistipes sp. genome containing:
- a CDS encoding TIGR03545 family protein, with the translated sequence MKRWIRWQGLLAFAVIIALTGIFWFFFVDNIIKNNIEKYGSKAVGAKVEVEEADLSLIPFGLKLNNVQIANPNAPMRNVVEFERTAMSIEFGKLLMRKVIIDEMSLEGLRFNTERQNSGALSKKQKKTVAAEKDKKSGLSLPSFELPQAEDILAKADLKTLEAAKELKNDIQNAKSNWQKRLKSLPDKEKLQSYKERIEKLQSSSGGIADILGKAKEAASLKNDIQSDLAQIRQAANDFKEQKNELQNKINTVTSLPAKDVNRLMDKYAFSPAGAENYTRLLFGDKAADYLGTVIYWYEKIIPYLEGGNKQQNEKEVTKTRAEGEMVYFREKEPLPRFLIKTVKADVSLGTGDLSGTIKNITSSQPILGKALTFDFSGKKLDKADLVSFTGSIDHSSVNYTDIFKVNTKNYRVNKIILLESSKLPVKIEKAAADIGGNAEVTGGKLSMNIAAMLNDVNFSKIPGRDIAADALKTALSEISDFRIQADVNGTLDNYNMKLSSTIGQNLKNAMNKVVSSQAAKLKDELRKRITAKVETNIENLKEEYAGLDAIQKELNSRLKIGSDLTGMLSVF